One genomic segment of Acidobacteriota bacterium includes these proteins:
- a CDS encoding DUF1569 domain-containing protein has translation MSTFADSAAKAVARRRLERLAPDSPRHWGRMTPHQMVCHLTDGYRMAAGQRTPKPVDNVITRSIVRMVALHTPMTWPKGVKTVPEADQEQGGTKPEAWVRDLAELLGRIEAFTSVEGARHPIFGPLTKAEWDVWAYRHADHHLRQFGL, from the coding sequence ATGAGCACGTTCGCTGATTCTGCCGCCAAGGCGGTTGCTCGCCGGCGTCTCGAACGCCTGGCGCCGGATTCGCCGCGTCACTGGGGCCGCATGACGCCTCACCAGATGGTCTGTCACCTGACCGACGGCTACCGCATGGCGGCGGGCCAGCGAACGCCAAAGCCCGTCGACAACGTCATCACCCGGTCGATCGTGCGGATGGTCGCGCTGCACACGCCGATGACCTGGCCGAAGGGCGTAAAGACAGTCCCCGAAGCTGATCAGGAGCAGGGCGGCACCAAGCCGGAGGCATGGGTTCGAGACCTGGCGGAACTGCTCGGGAGGATCGAGGCGTTCACGTCTGTCGAAGGCGCCCGGCATCCCATCTTCGGCCCGCTGACCAAGGCTGAGTGGGACGTGTGGGCCTACCGTCACGCCGATCACCATCTACGCCAGTTCGGTCTGTAA